The Vanessa tameamea isolate UH-Manoa-2023 chromosome 2, ilVanTame1 primary haplotype, whole genome shotgun sequence genome has a segment encoding these proteins:
- the LOC113398253 gene encoding G1/S-specific cyclin-E isoform X2, whose translation MAQAGSSCEAIEKRANLKRKRNSTDDEVENMPPVKVTAKEDDLSDQPGHNVVVESSSCSSDEESNEQPRSVFTDLDYNADSFLSPPSIPELPNCVLSPLENVARGDCTPHSNKRPSTSKPLCPSPPKRKCPLPGLSWADPTDVWRSMCECDVRSSMKKNPNMFDNHPNLQPRMRAILLDWLNEVCEVYKLHRETFHLTVDYVDRYLTNTDDVQKGRLQLIGITCLFIAAKVEEVYPPKIGEFAYVTDGACTTEEILLEELLILKILSWSITPITINSWLNIYMQLASEGRSAKRRLLGESDVGANALRGYTFVFPQYSSLEFVVCGQLVDLAVLHVDVNKFAYSAVAAAAIAHAFSDDLALRVSGYSWEALEPCHRWLAPFVRAVRRAGSVAAVRGGDGEHVQRAAGLRLICPDLNLDESHRIQTHDVSLDMFDQVYQQLLEQTQHVYPPTPPQSGHKSPRAEGATPGACAARD comes from the exons ATGGCGCAAGCAGG TTCCTCCTGTGAGGCCATTGAGAAGCGTGCCAACTTGAAACGAAAAAGGAATTCAACAGATGATGAG GTGGAGAATATGCCCCCTGTGAAAGTAACAGCTAAGGAAGATGATCTAAGTGACCAGCCAGGTCACAATGTTGTAGTGGAGTCATCATCATGCTCAAGTGATGAGGAAAGCAATGAGCAACCAAGGAGTGTGTTCACAGACCTAGATTATAATGCTGATAGTTTCTTAAGCCCACCGAGTATACCTGAACTACCCAATTGTGTGTTGAGTCCTCTAGAAAATGTGGCGAGGGGTGATTGTACACCACATTCTAATAAGAGGCCCag taCTAGTAAACCTCTATGTCCCTCACCGCCAAAGCGCAAATGTCCCCTGCCAGGACTATCCTGGGCAGATCCCACAGATGTGTGGAGGAGTATGTGTGAGTGTGATGTGAGGTCCAGCATGAAGAAGAACCCCAATATGTTTGACAATCATCCCAATCTCCAACCAAGGATGAGAGCTATTCTACTGGACTGGTTAAATGAG GTTTGCGAAGTGTACAAACTACACAGGGAGACTTTTCACCTGACAGTTGACTACGTGGATCGATACCTGACCAACACTGACGACGTCCAGAAAGGTCGCTTACAGCTCATAG GTATAACATGTTTATTCATCGCAGCTAAAGTAGAAGAGGTCTATCCACCAAAAATAGGCGAATTCGCATACGTGACTGATGGCGCGTGCACGACAGAGGAAATACTACTAGAGGAACTACTCATACTGAAAATACTATCGTGGAGCATCACCCCCATCACCATCAACAGCTGGCTGAACATATACATGCAGCTGGCCAGCGAGGGCCGCAGCGCCAAGCGCCGCCTGCTGGGCGAGAGCGACGTCGGAGCCAACGCCCTGCGCGGGTACACCTTCGTGTTCCCGCAGTACTCGTCGCTCGAGTTTGTGGTGTGCGGCCAGCTCGTCGACCTCGCCGTGCTTCACGTCGACGTCAACAAGTTCGCCTACAGCGCCGTGGCCGCGGCGGCCATCGCGCACGCCTTCAGCGACGACCTCGCGCTGCGCGTGTCGG GCTACAGCTGGGAGGCGCTGGAGCCGTGCCACCGCTGGCTGGCGCCGTTCGTGCGCGCCGTGCGGCGCGCGGGCAGCGTGGCGGCCGTGCGCGGCGGCGACGGCGAGCACGTGCAGCGCGCCGCCGGCCTGCGCCTCATCTGCCCCGACCTCAACCTGGACGAGAGCCATCGCATCCAGACGCACGACGTCTCGCTCGACATGTTC GACCAGGTGTACCAGCAGCTGCTGGAGCAGACGCAGCACGTGTACCCGCCGACGCCGCCGCAGTCGGGCCACAAGAGCCCGCGCGCGGAGGGCGCCACGCCCGGCGCGTGCGCGGCGCGGGACTGA
- the LOC113398253 gene encoding G1/S-specific cyclin-E isoform X1 codes for MAQAGSSCEAIEKRANLKRKRNSTDDEVENMPPVKVTAKEDDLSDQPGHNVVVESSSCSSDEESNEQPRSVFTDLDYNADSFLSPPSIPELPNCVLSPLENVARGDCTPHSNKRPSTSKPLCPSPPKRKCPLPGLSWADPTDVWRSMCECDVRSSMKKNPNMFDNHPNLQPRMRAILLDWLNEVRVCEVYKLHRETFHLTVDYVDRYLTNTDDVQKGRLQLIGITCLFIAAKVEEVYPPKIGEFAYVTDGACTTEEILLEELLILKILSWSITPITINSWLNIYMQLASEGRSAKRRLLGESDVGANALRGYTFVFPQYSSLEFVVCGQLVDLAVLHVDVNKFAYSAVAAAAIAHAFSDDLALRVSGYSWEALEPCHRWLAPFVRAVRRAGSVAAVRGGDGEHVQRAAGLRLICPDLNLDESHRIQTHDVSLDMFDQVYQQLLEQTQHVYPPTPPQSGHKSPRAEGATPGACAARD; via the exons ATGGCGCAAGCAGG TTCCTCCTGTGAGGCCATTGAGAAGCGTGCCAACTTGAAACGAAAAAGGAATTCAACAGATGATGAG GTGGAGAATATGCCCCCTGTGAAAGTAACAGCTAAGGAAGATGATCTAAGTGACCAGCCAGGTCACAATGTTGTAGTGGAGTCATCATCATGCTCAAGTGATGAGGAAAGCAATGAGCAACCAAGGAGTGTGTTCACAGACCTAGATTATAATGCTGATAGTTTCTTAAGCCCACCGAGTATACCTGAACTACCCAATTGTGTGTTGAGTCCTCTAGAAAATGTGGCGAGGGGTGATTGTACACCACATTCTAATAAGAGGCCCag taCTAGTAAACCTCTATGTCCCTCACCGCCAAAGCGCAAATGTCCCCTGCCAGGACTATCCTGGGCAGATCCCACAGATGTGTGGAGGAGTATGTGTGAGTGTGATGTGAGGTCCAGCATGAAGAAGAACCCCAATATGTTTGACAATCATCCCAATCTCCAACCAAGGATGAGAGCTATTCTACTGGACTGGTTAAATGAGGTAAGA GTTTGCGAAGTGTACAAACTACACAGGGAGACTTTTCACCTGACAGTTGACTACGTGGATCGATACCTGACCAACACTGACGACGTCCAGAAAGGTCGCTTACAGCTCATAG GTATAACATGTTTATTCATCGCAGCTAAAGTAGAAGAGGTCTATCCACCAAAAATAGGCGAATTCGCATACGTGACTGATGGCGCGTGCACGACAGAGGAAATACTACTAGAGGAACTACTCATACTGAAAATACTATCGTGGAGCATCACCCCCATCACCATCAACAGCTGGCTGAACATATACATGCAGCTGGCCAGCGAGGGCCGCAGCGCCAAGCGCCGCCTGCTGGGCGAGAGCGACGTCGGAGCCAACGCCCTGCGCGGGTACACCTTCGTGTTCCCGCAGTACTCGTCGCTCGAGTTTGTGGTGTGCGGCCAGCTCGTCGACCTCGCCGTGCTTCACGTCGACGTCAACAAGTTCGCCTACAGCGCCGTGGCCGCGGCGGCCATCGCGCACGCCTTCAGCGACGACCTCGCGCTGCGCGTGTCGG GCTACAGCTGGGAGGCGCTGGAGCCGTGCCACCGCTGGCTGGCGCCGTTCGTGCGCGCCGTGCGGCGCGCGGGCAGCGTGGCGGCCGTGCGCGGCGGCGACGGCGAGCACGTGCAGCGCGCCGCCGGCCTGCGCCTCATCTGCCCCGACCTCAACCTGGACGAGAGCCATCGCATCCAGACGCACGACGTCTCGCTCGACATGTTC GACCAGGTGTACCAGCAGCTGCTGGAGCAGACGCAGCACGTGTACCCGCCGACGCCGCCGCAGTCGGGCCACAAGAGCCCGCGCGCGGAGGGCGCCACGCCCGGCGCGTGCGCGGCGCGGGACTGA
- the LOC113398264 gene encoding protein pigeon, which produces MTVQNIAVKLCGVLQVNNEEEVTAREWRLVGQEQDGAQILTWVSTIRNSDVMNVGVYSNKTKSLSTLYTFETKLNIIQASVNSTHSLLVYVEKIMSPDESTEALYYPYIVSLLPDKVGVPEAVEEASTKQIMLQFVYGKSNKYSPGIRNDRFLLFKHLECIKIYRSPLFLNECDDGSEKWGFDGVYTDPETIVNVFSWAQWDCVNQVLFYIHYRPPTQSFAEGEEVKSPSELTPTLSALQFHADLPHETVLNIPLSLPHVPGAHGAAAACGSYEDDPIPLRVHDCSLDLYIVCDQRGLLCVCHHYLYKPLDDSTSSLVLDDVDLKDSGVNFAYSVTLLHHGCVVHSVVPDLPWSLAKSLRPSYTLYNDNHLLVNIPMLFTHLIDISPHHEPCCHIVVPLEPSDSGPSLAPLLGWGAHAMVDLNTLDVVTMNVTDKELSSTFKSDTVIENKLAIMHYLIQHEGNMELAEELISWLCLNQHDGLGGLQRVMQEYLIGTTYAVTRRSLSASAINLMNWLPFTLHLKFADVKAGGASLCVSVCALWRGAAAAVVLAPRQRVAQFAEDAWTRLWAALCALASPRARLRPEHVRERLAVTLHCYQPEALSRCSTPLSPGAPAARRASLVAHDALPFAELDVCTTSKQEHVIAANLRAVSVHLLSESGEAGALESGVHALATRWAAAQLDAARALCRAAVRAVAAVGAHQPRGFQYIDEMDPTHALILFKILEQYYVATDSIAFPLPQGFSSFFTYLGYRTLPFHAFVQYVHRNVFELQIDVLKTIIASKDDDKKRTVNNKLRLIQLVGEGRGRRALGAWAHRAALLLRARDHAAALLSGGSAPARDHAPHRPVGDAGIAALPSGERLSPLDTFLDLLTAKASLNELDFNLIIEATLASVQQETA; this is translated from the exons ATGACAGTACAGAATATTGCTGTAAAACTTTGCGGGGTCCTTCAAGTTAACAACGAAGAAG aagtcACAGCTCGCGAGTGGCGATTGGTTGGTCAGGAGCAAGATGGGGCACAAATATTAACCTGGGTATCAACAATTCGCAATAGTGATGTGATGAATGTCGGTGTATACTCAAATAAAACGAAGTCTTTGTCTACTTTGTACACCTTTGAGACAAAACTTAACATAATTCAAGCATCGGTCAACTCTACACACAGTTTACTTGTATATGTGGAAAAAATTATGTCACCAGATGAGTCTACAGAAGCCCTTTATTATCCCTACATCGTTTCCCTTTTGCCTGATAAAGTCGGTGTCCCTGAAGCAGTGGAAGAAGCTTCAACGAAACAGATTATGTTACAATTTGTCTATGGAAAAAGTAACAAATACAGCCCTGGAATAAGGAACGACAGATTTTTGCTTTTCAAACATTTAGAGT gtattaaaatatatcgttcacCCCTTTTCTTAAATGAATGTGACGATGGCTCCGAGAAATGGGGCTTTGATGGGGTTTATACAGACCCTGAAACAATTGTTAATGTTTTCTCATGGGCGCAATGGGACTGTGTCAATCag GTCCTCTTCTACATACATTATCGTCCACCCACTCAAAGCTTCGCCGAGGGTGAGGAGGTTAAGTCTCCGTCAGAGTTGACGCCGACACTCTCCGCTCTACAGTTCCATGCTGATCTGCCCCATGAGACAGTG CTAAATATTCCTCTTAGCTTGCCGCATGTACCAGGAGCGCATGGCGCCGCAGCAGCTTGCGGTTCCTATGAAGACGATCCGATACCTCTTCGCGTTCACGACTGTAGCTTAGATTTGTATATAGTGTGTGACCAGCGCGGCTTGCTTTGTGTCTGTCATCATTACCTTTACAAG ccTTTAGACGATTCCACTAGTTCTTTAGTACTAGATGACGTTGATTTGAAAGATTCTGGCGTGAACTTTGCCTATTCTGTGACGTTACTTCACCATGGCTGCGTAGTGCATAGTGTTGTGCCTGACCTACCGTGGTCACTGGCGAAATCACTACGACCATCCTACACTCTGTACAACG ATAACCATCTACTTGTCAACATACCAATGCTCTTCACCCACCTCATAGACATCAGTCCTCATCACGAACCCTGCTGTCATATAGTCGTTCCTCTAGAACCTAGTGACAGTGGACCGAGCTTGGCTCCATTGTTGGGTTGGGGTGCTCACGCCATGGTCGACCTCAATACTTTGGATGTGGTTACGATGAATGTGACGGATAAAGAACTATCGTCAACCTTCAAAAGCGATACGGTGATCGAGAATAAATTAGCCATCATGCATTATTTGATACAACATGAAGGGAACATGGAGTTGGCTGAAGAG TTAATATCTTGGCTATGCCTCAATCAACACGATGGATTAGGTGGTCTACAACGGGTTATGCAGGAGTACTTGATAGGTACTACATACGCCGTGACGCGGCGCTCCCTATCGGCGTCGGCTATCAACTTGATGAATTGGTTGCCTTTCACTTTACACCTGAAGTTTGCTGACGTTAAG GCGGGCGGCGCGAGCCTGTGCGTGTCGGTGTGCGCGCTGtggcgcggcgcggcggcggccgTGGTGCTGGCGCCGCGCCAACGCGTGGCGCAGTTCGCGGAGGACGCCTGGACGCGCCTGTGGGCGGCGCTGTGCGCGCTCGCCAGCCCGCGCGCGCGCCTGCGCCCCGAGCACGTGCGCGAGCGGCTGGCCGTCACGCTGCACTGCTATCAG CCGGAGGCGCTGTCGCGCTGCAGCACGCCGCTGTCGCCGggcgcgcccgccgcgcgccgcgcctCGCTCGTGGCGCACGACGCGCTGCCCTTCGCGGAGCTCGACGTGTGCACCACCAGCAAGCAGGAGCACGTCATTGCCGCC AACCTCCGCGCGGTGAGCGTGCACCTGCTGTCCGAGAGCGGCGAGGCGGGCGCGCTGGAGAGCGGCGTGCACGCGCTGGCCACGCGCTGGGCGGCGGCGCAGCTGGACGCGGCGCGTGCGCTGTGCCGCGCCGCCGTGCGCGCCGTGGCCGCCGTCGGCGCGCACCAGCCCCGGGGCTTCCAGTACAT agatGAAATGGACCCCACACACGCGCTGATACTCTTCAAGATCCTCGAACAGTACTACGTGGCGACGGACTCCATCGCCTTCCCTCTCCCTCAGGGCTTCAGCTCCTTCTTCACGTACCTCGGGTACCGCACGCTACCTTTCCATGCGTTCGTGCAGTACGTGCATCGAAACGTATTTGAGTTGCAGATCGACGTCCTCAAAACGATCATAGCGA GCAAGGACGACGACAAGAAGCGCACGGTGAACAACAAGCTGCGCCTGATCCAGCTGGTGGGCgaggggcgcgggcggcgcgcgctgGGCGCGTGGGCGCACCGCGCCGCGCTGCTGCTGCGCGCGCGCGACCACGCCGCCGCGCTGCTCAGCGGCGGCAGCGCGCCCGCGCGCGACCACGCGCCGCACCGCCCCGTCGGCGACGCCG GTATCGCGGCGCTTCCGTCGGGCGAGCGCCTGTCGCCGCTCGACACCTTCCTGGATCTCCTGACTGCCAAAGCCAGCCTCAACGAGCTAGACTTTAATCTCATTATAGAAGCGACATTAGCATCTGTGCAACAGGAAACTGCGTAA
- the LOC113398259 gene encoding replication termination factor 2, protein MGCDGGTIPRRDELVRLKKKPEQKDKDAERSFKWRNCALSQQTLQEPVVACGLGRLYSKSSVLEALLDKESKPQSIDHIKFLKDIKDLKLTKNPAYTNSEHTDGAVGEGSAPYICPISGLEMTGKFRFIFLWSCGCVLAERAMKEVKQNICHMCQQPFTSNDVIVLNGTDDDIEQLKEKMTIRIANRKSKKTKVDKTEKDIKIETSTSTSASTNNPSTSEEIKKEKDDPQKGSSQVKKELETIPLSLPKFNPNKQTRGHFGSSKRAHSTQLAQDPSYKKTKKDYSIAKDPQSSEVYKSIFTSHKNDKDQKRAHWVTYNPFYN, encoded by the exons aAAGATAAAGATGCCGAGCGTTCTTTTAAATGGCGTAATTGCGCTTTATCTCAACAAACCTTACAAGAGCCAGTGGTAGCTTGTGGTTTAGGAAGACTATATAGCAAAAGTTCTGTGTTAGAAGCTTTACTCGACAAAGAAAGCAAGCCTCAATCAATAgaccatataaaatttttgaag GACATCAAAGATTTAAAACTCACAAAAAACCCAGCTTACACCAATAGTGAGCATACAGATGGTGCTGTTGGAGAGGGAAGCGCACCATATATTTGTCCCATTAGTGGTTTAGAAATGACGGGCAAATTCCGGTTCATATTTCTATGGAGTTGTGGCTGTGTGCTGGCGGAGCGTGCAATGAAAGAAGTTAAACAGAACATTTGCCATAtg tgCCAACAGCCCTTCACTAGTAATGATGTCATAGTGCTGAATGGAACCGATGATGATATTGAACAGCTCAAAGAGAAGATGACCATTCGAATTGCAAACAGGAAGTCTAAGAAAACAAAAGTAGATAAGACAGagaaagatataaaaattgAGACCTCAACATCGACATCCGCATCGACAAATAATCCTTCAACATCTGAGgaaattaaaaaggaaaaagaTGACCCCCAAAAAGGAAGCAGTCAAGTTAAAAAGGAATTAGAGACAATACCTCTATCATTACCTAAATTTAATCCTAACAAGCAAACTAGAGGTCACTTTGGGTCGAGTAAAAGGGCTCACTCCACACAGTTAGCACAGGACCCTTCCTACAAGAAAACAAAGAAAGACTACAGTATAGCCAAAGATCCCCAGTCCAGTGAAGTTTACAAGTCAATCTTCACTTCACATAAGAACGATAAAGATCAGAAGAGAGCACACTGGGTTACATATAATCCTTTCtacaactaa